In Thermoanaerobacter uzonensis DSM 18761, the sequence GTACCAGAAGTGGGTGTAGTATATACGTGGTTGTATCCACCTTCCCAGGTTACAGTACTGCCATTTTTCTTTATAAACTTAAATTGTATAGTAGTACCAGCAGGCACACTCACATCGTAATACCACGTAGGGTATTGATACACAACCTGGTTAAACATTGGTCCTATTGCCTTCGATGTATCCCAGTTGCCAAGTTCAGCTACATTGCCCGTAAGATATACATTTTCTCCCCACACAGTTGTAGCATTATTTACTACAAATC encodes:
- a CDS encoding carbohydrate-binding module family 20 domain-containing protein, with translation IVSWEDTEVKVKVPALTPGKYNITLKTASGVTSNSYNNINVLTGNQVCVRFVVNNATTVWGENVYLTGNVAELGNWDTSKAIGPMFNQVVYQYPTWYYDVSVPAGTTIQFKFIKKNGSTVTWEGGYNHVYTTPTSGTATVIVNWQP